One part of the Limisphaerales bacterium genome encodes these proteins:
- the hisA gene encoding phosphoribosylformimino-5-aminoimidazole carboxamide ribotide isomerase gives MFRPCIDLHEGRVKQIVGGTLSDSAGGPQTNYVSDRPASWYAELYRKDDLRGGHVIQLGPGNKTAAREALAAFPGGLQLGGGVTGDNAAQWLDAGASHVIVTSWVFREGRLDAERLAALVKSIGRERLVLDLSCRQRDDQYWVVTNRWQSFTELPVNEATMKTLAASCAEFLVHAVDVEGQQTGIDLALVQTLAAGSPLPVTYAGGANALADLDAVQTASGGRVHLTIGSALDIFGGKLKYTDCVTFNHR, from the coding sequence GTGTTCCGACCCTGCATTGATCTGCACGAAGGCCGGGTGAAACAAATTGTCGGCGGCACGCTTTCCGATTCTGCGGGAGGGCCGCAGACCAACTATGTTTCTGACCGCCCCGCTTCCTGGTACGCCGAACTGTATCGCAAGGACGACCTGCGCGGTGGCCACGTCATCCAGCTTGGCCCCGGCAATAAAACCGCCGCGCGCGAAGCCCTTGCCGCGTTCCCCGGCGGCCTCCAACTCGGCGGCGGCGTGACGGGCGATAACGCCGCCCAATGGCTCGATGCCGGCGCATCGCACGTCATCGTCACCTCGTGGGTTTTTCGCGAAGGCCGCCTCGATGCCGAACGCCTTGCCGCACTCGTAAAATCAATTGGCCGCGAACGCCTCGTGCTCGACCTCTCCTGCCGTCAACGCGATGACCAATATTGGGTTGTCACCAATCGCTGGCAATCCTTCACCGAACTGCCTGTCAACGAAGCTACGATGAAAACCCTCGCCGCCAGCTGCGCCGAATTCCTCGTGCACGCCGTCGATGTCGAAGGCCAACAAACCGGCATCGACCTCGCCCTCGTGCAAACTCTCGCCGCCGGTTCGCCCCTCCCCGTCACCTACGCCGGCGGCGCCAACGCCCTTGCTGATCTCGATGCCGTGCAAACCGCCAGCGGAGGCCGCGTCCATTTAACTATCGGCAGCGCTCTGGACATCTTCGGCGGCAAACTCAAATACACCGACTGCGTCACCTTCAACCATCGGTAG
- a CDS encoding thymidine kinase → MAKLFFYYSSMNAGKSATLLQSAHNYRERGMRPWLFTPQLDTRATVGRVTSRIGLDAEAHAFSPADDLHAIVRNLAEPVNCVLVDEAQFLSRAQVFQLGEIADELSVPVLAYGLRTDFQGNLFEGSQHLLAWADKLVEIKTICHCGRKATMVLRTNPDGTVLREGTQVEIGGNERYVSVCRKHFKEGMATRQPGDLPL, encoded by the coding sequence GTGGCCAAACTGTTTTTTTATTACTCGTCGATGAACGCGGGGAAATCCGCCACCCTGCTTCAATCGGCGCACAACTACCGCGAGCGCGGGATGCGCCCGTGGCTCTTCACGCCGCAGCTGGATACCCGTGCCACCGTCGGCCGCGTCACCTCGCGCATCGGGCTCGACGCCGAGGCGCACGCCTTTTCCCCCGCCGATGATTTACACGCCATCGTGCGCAATTTGGCCGAGCCGGTGAATTGCGTGCTCGTCGATGAAGCGCAGTTCCTTTCGCGCGCGCAGGTTTTTCAGCTTGGCGAAATTGCCGATGAACTGAGCGTGCCCGTGCTCGCCTACGGATTGCGCACCGATTTTCAGGGCAACCTGTTCGAGGGCAGTCAACACCTCCTCGCGTGGGCCGATAAGTTGGTGGAAATCAAAACCATCTGCCACTGTGGCCGCAAAGCCACGATGGTGTTACGCACCAACCCCGACGGAACCGTCCTGCGCGAAGGAACCCAAGTGGAAATCGGCGGCAACGAACGCTACGTCTCCGTTTGCCGCAAGCATTTCAAAGAAGGAATGGCAACGAGACAACCGGGCGATTTGCCTTTGTGA
- a CDS encoding type II toxin-antitoxin system HicB family antitoxin, producing the protein MNTPHYHINIFWSAEEDCFIAEIPDLKHCVGQGDTPEEALADVMEAQDTWIVACLSAGEPLPELEYSASVEA; encoded by the coding sequence ATGAACACACCGCATTATCACATCAACATTTTCTGGAGTGCCGAGGAAGATTGCTTTATCGCCGAGATCCCCGACCTCAAACACTGCGTCGGCCAGGGCGATACCCCCGAGGAAGCGCTGGCCGATGTGATGGAGGCGCAGGACACATGGATCGTCGCCTGCCTCAGCGCCGGCGAACCCCTGCCCGAGCTGGAATACAGCGCCTCGGTGGAGGCGTGA
- a CDS encoding carbohydrate kinase family protein, protein MKRNGILAAGNWIVDQVKMVDVFPQRETLANILRQSQGSGGSPYNLLVNLAKLGAKIPLSAAGLVGKDDLGKYILADLKHHKIDAQQIQITDRTPTSYTDVMTEVDTGRRTFFHCRGANALWNGKGLDFKKSKAKIFHIGYLLLLDAMDAPDKKYGTRAAALCAKAQRAGLKTSIDCVSEDSDRFAKIVSPTLPFVDYCILNEFEAGKTTGFTIRRSDGTLDTVALRHAAGALLQLGVKELVCVHFPEGGFARTRGGADHWQSSLKLPQKYIQGAAGAGDAFCTGMLLGIHEGWEIQRSLFTAVCAAAANLSDPTCTGGMKRLNTVLALAKKYKPRAAIGG, encoded by the coding sequence ATGAAACGCAATGGAATTTTAGCGGCGGGGAATTGGATCGTCGATCAGGTGAAGATGGTGGATGTGTTTCCGCAACGGGAAACGCTGGCTAACATTTTGCGCCAAAGCCAGGGCTCGGGCGGGTCGCCCTATAATTTGCTGGTGAACCTCGCCAAGCTGGGTGCGAAGATTCCGCTCAGCGCGGCCGGGCTCGTGGGTAAGGATGACCTCGGCAAATACATTCTCGCCGATCTCAAACACCACAAGATTGACGCCCAACAAATCCAAATCACCGACCGCACGCCCACGTCGTACACCGATGTGATGACGGAAGTGGACACGGGGCGGCGCACATTTTTTCACTGTCGCGGTGCCAATGCGCTTTGGAATGGCAAGGGGTTGGACTTCAAAAAATCGAAGGCCAAAATTTTCCACATTGGTTATTTGCTGTTGCTCGATGCGATGGATGCTCCCGATAAAAAATATGGCACCCGCGCCGCCGCCCTCTGCGCCAAAGCCCAGCGTGCGGGGCTGAAAACGAGCATTGATTGTGTGAGCGAAGACAGCGATCGCTTTGCAAAAATTGTTTCGCCCACGCTGCCGTTTGTTGACTACTGCATCCTCAACGAATTCGAGGCGGGCAAGACTACCGGCTTTACCATCCGCCGCAGTGACGGCACGCTGGACACCGTGGCATTGCGGCACGCCGCCGGCGCGTTGCTGCAGCTCGGCGTAAAAGAACTCGTGTGTGTGCATTTCCCGGAAGGCGGTTTTGCCCGCACGCGAGGCGGCGCGGATCACTGGCAGTCGTCGCTGAAGCTGCCGCAAAAATACATCCAAGGCGCCGCCGGCGCGGGCGATGCGTTTTGCACCGGAATGTTATTGGGCATTCACGAAGGCTGGGAAATTCAGCGTAGCTTATTCACCGCCGTCTGCGCTGCCGCCGCCAACCTTAGTGATCCGACGTGCACCGGCGGAATGAAACGCCTCAACACCGTGTTGGCGCTGGCCAAGAAATATAAACCGCGAGCAGCGATTGGGGGTTGA
- a CDS encoding SGNH/GDSL hydrolase family protein, whose amino-acid sequence MRTTILLIATMLATSNLQAQAKKPKRKPNPIFAPVKDDPKLPRVLLIGDSISIGYTLPTREFLKGKANLHRIPTNGGPTTRGIASIDAWLGEGKWDVIHFNWGLHDLKYMGPQGQNLFPKDKGGKPQVPLAAYEKNLETLVARLKKTGAKLIWRNTTPVPTGAKGRYVGDSVKYNTAAARVMKKHGIPTHDLFTMSKSRMKELMLPANVHYTKEGSRVLGKDVARAIAEKLAASKK is encoded by the coding sequence ATGCGAACCACCATCCTACTCATTGCTACTATGCTCGCCACTTCGAATCTCCAAGCCCAGGCGAAGAAACCCAAGCGCAAACCCAATCCTATTTTCGCGCCGGTGAAGGATGACCCAAAGCTGCCGCGCGTGTTGTTGATTGGCGATTCGATTTCGATTGGATACACGCTGCCGACGCGGGAGTTTTTGAAGGGCAAAGCTAACCTGCATCGCATCCCGACCAACGGCGGCCCGACCACCAGAGGCATCGCGAGCATCGACGCGTGGCTCGGCGAAGGCAAATGGGACGTGATCCATTTCAACTGGGGCCTGCACGACCTCAAATATATGGGACCTCAAGGGCAGAATTTGTTTCCCAAAGATAAAGGCGGCAAACCGCAAGTGCCCCTCGCAGCGTATGAGAAAAATCTTGAAACGCTGGTCGCGCGTTTGAAAAAGACGGGCGCGAAATTGATTTGGCGCAACACCACGCCCGTGCCGACCGGCGCGAAGGGGCGTTACGTGGGCGACTCGGTGAAGTACAACACCGCCGCCGCGCGCGTGATGAAAAAGCACGGCATCCCCACGCACGACCTGTTTACGATGAGCAAATCGCGCATGAAAGAACTGATGCTGCCGGCCAACGTGCATTACACCAAAGAAGGTTCGCGCGTGCTCGGCAAAGACGTCGCGCGAGCGATTGCCGAGAAGTTGGCCGCGTCGAAAAAATAA
- a CDS encoding GNAT family N-acetyltransferase: MTWTLRPYQSAARGRGLGRALIEHALEYFRNEKLAYAVIETMETYPIGQTLYPAAGFQEIARQVHYAQRII; encoded by the coding sequence ATGACCTGGACGTTGCGCCCCTATCAATCCGCCGCCCGCGGGCGCGGCCTTGGCCGTGCCCTCATTGAACACGCGCTGGAATATTTCCGAAACGAAAAACTGGCTTACGCTGTCATCGAGACGATGGAAACCTATCCCATCGGCCAAACGCTTTATCCCGCCGCCGGCTTTCAGGAAATTGCCCGGCAAGTGCACTACGCGCAGCGGATTATTTAG
- the efp gene encoding elongation factor P has translation MAIANDLRRGNAIKFNGAICVVMDTGHVKPGKGPAYIQAKLRNLSTGKSSDNRFNSSENVEIVPMTSRKLEFSYMEGEDFVLVDPETYEQENVRAELMAEVKDFMTENTPLTATYVDGNLAMVELPPNVVLTVSDAPDGVRGDSASNVQKPVTLETGVIIQVPLFIKTGEKIKIDVKNQKYLERA, from the coding sequence ATGGCTATTGCAAATGACCTCCGGCGCGGCAACGCGATCAAATTTAACGGCGCAATTTGCGTTGTCATGGACACCGGCCACGTAAAACCCGGCAAAGGCCCCGCTTACATCCAAGCCAAGCTGCGCAACTTGAGTACGGGCAAATCGTCCGACAACCGTTTCAACTCATCGGAGAATGTCGAGATTGTGCCGATGACCTCTCGCAAACTGGAGTTCAGCTATATGGAGGGCGAAGATTTTGTGCTGGTGGATCCCGAAACCTACGAACAGGAAAACGTGCGCGCCGAGTTGATGGCCGAGGTGAAGGATTTTATGACCGAGAACACGCCGCTCACCGCCACTTACGTGGACGGCAATCTCGCGATGGTGGAGCTGCCGCCCAACGTGGTGCTCACCGTTAGCGATGCGCCCGATGGCGTGAGAGGCGATTCAGCAAGCAACGTGCAAAAGCCCGTCACCCTTGAAACCGGCGTGATCATCCAGGTGCCCCTCTTCATCAAGACCGGCGAAAAAATCAAGATCGACGTGAAGAACCAGAAATACCTCGAGCGGGCTTAG
- a CDS encoding DUF1080 domain-containing protein → MKLFLSLPTLTLVLIAIGCTEFQQNQRDGAAQQYENLNFFIQDTHSLAQLPQATTQPSPWAALFNGTDLTGWKETDYAGRGNVKAENGELHIENGLVITGVTFTNVTVLPKTNYEISYQAKRVNGSDFFGLLTFPVGDKHASFVTGGWGGAVTGISSINSMDASENDTTVYLKYNQDQWYTFRLRVTPENLSVWMTPKEHPIPLNATVASIVKAYQTEAAATGQTLSAKDAEATLRALNPNLDKNIPARDTIYFPGEAQIIDESIQDKVVEMRAGEIELSAPLGFATFQSYGVIRNARIRRLPEKKAAK, encoded by the coding sequence ATGAAGCTCTTTCTATCTTTGCCGACCCTCACCCTCGTGCTGATCGCTATCGGCTGCACGGAATTTCAGCAGAACCAACGCGACGGCGCCGCGCAGCAGTATGAAAACCTAAACTTTTTCATACAAGACACCCACTCACTGGCACAATTGCCGCAGGCAACCACCCAACCTTCTCCATGGGCAGCGCTCTTCAATGGCACCGACCTCACCGGTTGGAAGGAAACCGACTACGCCGGACGCGGCAATGTGAAAGCGGAAAACGGCGAACTGCATATCGAGAACGGCCTCGTCATCACGGGCGTCACCTTCACTAATGTCACCGTGCTACCCAAAACGAATTATGAAATCAGCTACCAAGCCAAGCGCGTGAACGGCAGCGATTTCTTTGGGCTGCTCACATTCCCCGTGGGAGACAAGCACGCCTCATTCGTCACCGGCGGTTGGGGCGGCGCGGTCACCGGCATCTCCAGTATCAACAGCATGGACGCCTCCGAGAATGACACCACGGTTTATCTAAAATACAATCAGGATCAGTGGTACACGTTTCGTCTGCGCGTCACGCCGGAAAACCTTAGCGTGTGGATGACGCCCAAGGAACATCCCATCCCCCTCAACGCAACCGTGGCCAGCATTGTAAAGGCGTACCAAACCGAAGCCGCCGCCACCGGCCAAACCCTCAGCGCCAAAGACGCCGAAGCCACTCTGCGCGCGCTCAATCCCAATCTCGATAAAAACATCCCGGCCCGCGACACGATTTATTTTCCCGGCGAAGCCCAAATCATCGACGAATCCATCCAGGATAAAGTTGTGGAAATGCGAGCGGGCGAAATCGAACTCTCCGCCCCCCTCGGCTTCGCCACGTTTCAAAGCTACGGCGTCATCCGCAACGCGCGCATTCGGCGATTGCCGGAAAAGAAGGCCGCTAAATAA
- a CDS encoding HEAT repeat domain-containing protein: protein MGWLDGAMRLAWVFGLVVGAMTVGSSSAALVPGKHAWARDGAYVYRVRVDSQEAKYLPSLRGEVVYLCRAANPHGFTLRCHNFLMLQRHSNEGRRFPPFGVFQLGWKFFDGGSVGRVPRAPVDVVFDTRGKRLVRAGAPARDFDLTDPSLLVVHRLAPKGTNEWTVTEQVRLMHEQRFVRTGEEGFVRIQKTPLIGTLQIKYQREAQTLAQSLTLETPNTPGQPRVRLTGKGTTTFSAFGIPVKYLWEGILIDYNGETERTVPVNIRYELLTGAEREKALRPAAPAMRVERRPLDEGELPDILNNLSQRMTFRRVLAVMRLAAAEPDSNPAKRAKVAKGLAAALRDPDPFLRADAARALANWGDAASVPPLIAALKDSQLTARWAAIDALGSLRDARAIAPLVAHLDTTRELAATANALAHLGARHPDAERAIAPLLQSEQSIVRLEVCRLLSVFGTTRSASALTKAKSDTDAAVAKAAASTLEIIRQRNSGKLK from the coding sequence ATGGGGTGGCTTGATGGGGCGATGCGATTGGCTTGGGTGTTTGGATTGGTAGTGGGGGCGATGACGGTTGGCTCATCGTCCGCTGCGCTGGTTCCGGGCAAGCACGCTTGGGCGCGAGATGGGGCGTATGTTTACCGCGTGCGGGTGGATTCGCAGGAGGCGAAGTATTTGCCGAGTTTGCGGGGGGAGGTGGTTTATCTCTGTCGCGCGGCGAATCCGCACGGGTTTACGTTGCGGTGCCATAATTTTCTGATGTTGCAGCGGCATTCGAATGAGGGGCGGCGTTTCCCTCCGTTTGGGGTGTTTCAGTTGGGCTGGAAATTTTTTGATGGCGGCAGTGTAGGGCGTGTGCCCCGTGCGCCGGTGGATGTGGTTTTTGATACGCGCGGCAAACGGCTGGTGCGCGCGGGTGCGCCGGCGCGGGATTTTGATTTAACGGATCCTTCGCTGTTGGTGGTGCATCGGCTGGCGCCGAAGGGTACGAACGAATGGACCGTCACCGAGCAAGTGCGGCTGATGCACGAGCAACGGTTTGTGCGGACGGGCGAGGAAGGGTTTGTGCGCATCCAAAAAACACCGCTCATCGGGACGCTGCAAATTAAATATCAACGCGAAGCGCAGACGCTTGCGCAGTCGCTGACTTTGGAAACCCCGAACACGCCCGGGCAACCCCGCGTTCGGCTCACGGGCAAGGGCACCACCACCTTCAGCGCCTTTGGAATTCCGGTTAAATATTTATGGGAAGGAATACTCATCGATTACAATGGGGAAACTGAACGCACGGTCCCGGTCAACATTCGTTACGAATTGCTTACCGGCGCCGAACGTGAAAAGGCGTTGCGCCCGGCCGCACCGGCCATGCGTGTGGAGCGGCGGCCGCTTGATGAAGGCGAGCTGCCTGATATTTTGAACAATCTTTCGCAGCGTATGACGTTTCGGCGTGTGCTGGCGGTGATGCGTTTGGCAGCGGCCGAGCCAGACAGCAATCCAGCCAAACGCGCCAAAGTGGCAAAGGGATTGGCAGCGGCATTGCGTGACCCGGATCCGTTTCTACGAGCCGATGCCGCGAGGGCGTTGGCCAACTGGGGCGATGCCGCCAGCGTGCCGCCGCTGATTGCCGCGTTGAAGGATTCGCAACTCACTGCGCGGTGGGCGGCCATCGATGCGCTGGGTTCATTGCGGGATGCCCGGGCCATTGCGCCGTTGGTGGCGCATTTGGACACTACTCGTGAATTGGCTGCCACGGCCAATGCCCTTGCCCATCTCGGGGCGCGTCATCCTGATGCCGAACGGGCAATTGCGCCTTTGCTTCAAAGCGAACAATCGATTGTGCGTCTGGAAGTGTGCCGGTTGTTATCCGTATTTGGCACCACGCGCAGTGCCTCCGCGCTCACCAAAGCTAAATCGGATACCGACGCGGCAGTGGCCAAAGCTGCGGCCTCGACTTTGGAAATAATCCGTCAGCGCAATTCCGGTAAACTGAAATAA
- a CDS encoding sel1 repeat family protein — MKTNRTELAIGVALLFGVATLFIVSKPKPAEPAPAPEKIAAAPQPTPATTPQPEAAPEPEPAEPAESETPKPPEDEGSDAKPAEGEGGEPSEEPETPSDPVLALVDKIESPAGKIRVLANLAGTLAQTGDTERAVIILAQSQAIVDEIDEATSLAPALSYMAGAQIRLGLKDDARATLVKALAAVKKIKGVDAKVQTLSKLTIALNELGDHEQIQAVLAQSLVLANEIQQQAQAVLQQSLTLVGRMQDGEGKATALQQIAAAMAQPGNARQAEEIFVQALTIATQIADAEKKATALDKIAKSFEQAGPGGQFTQLQFSIGWMYYEGNNLPRDYARAAAWYHKAAEQGHAQAQVNLAVMYTEGEGVAANKVEALKWFRQAAEQGFAEGQTALGVMYALGQGVEADLVQANKWLALAAAQGDADAQVAHTELATKLSPAQLAKSKKLTEQWQAQRVPAPKPVPAPEPQAPKPD; from the coding sequence ATGAAAACAAACCGCACCGAACTCGCAATCGGCGTCGCGCTCCTGTTCGGAGTTGCCACACTGTTTATCGTCTCCAAACCCAAACCAGCGGAGCCCGCTCCTGCGCCGGAAAAAATCGCCGCCGCGCCCCAGCCCACTCCAGCTACGACCCCTCAGCCGGAGGCAGCTCCCGAACCCGAGCCGGCAGAACCCGCCGAAAGCGAAACGCCGAAACCGCCGGAAGATGAAGGTAGCGATGCCAAACCCGCCGAGGGCGAAGGCGGCGAACCCTCCGAAGAACCCGAAACGCCATCCGATCCGGTTTTAGCGTTGGTGGATAAAATCGAAAGCCCCGCAGGGAAAATCCGCGTGCTCGCTAATCTCGCCGGCACGCTCGCCCAAACGGGCGATACCGAACGCGCGGTCATCATCCTTGCGCAGTCTCAAGCCATCGTGGATGAGATCGATGAAGCCACTTCGCTGGCGCCCGCGTTGAGCTATATGGCCGGCGCTCAAATTCGCCTCGGGCTCAAAGACGATGCCCGCGCCACCTTGGTCAAGGCCTTGGCCGCAGTCAAAAAAATCAAAGGCGTCGATGCCAAAGTACAAACGCTCAGCAAGCTCACGATCGCTCTCAACGAACTGGGCGATCACGAACAAATCCAAGCCGTGCTCGCTCAGTCGCTCGTATTGGCCAATGAAATTCAACAGCAAGCGCAAGCCGTGCTGCAACAATCGCTCACCCTCGTGGGTCGTATGCAAGACGGCGAAGGCAAAGCCACTGCGCTACAACAAATCGCCGCGGCAATGGCGCAGCCGGGGAACGCGCGGCAAGCGGAAGAAATTTTTGTGCAAGCGCTCACCATCGCCACGCAGATTGCCGATGCCGAAAAGAAAGCCACCGCGCTGGACAAGATCGCCAAATCATTCGAGCAAGCCGGACCGGGCGGGCAGTTCACCCAACTGCAATTCAGCATCGGCTGGATGTACTATGAAGGGAACAATTTGCCACGCGATTATGCGCGCGCCGCGGCGTGGTATCACAAGGCCGCCGAGCAAGGCCACGCGCAGGCGCAGGTGAACCTCGCCGTGATGTACACCGAAGGCGAAGGCGTCGCCGCCAACAAAGTGGAAGCGCTCAAGTGGTTTCGCCAAGCCGCTGAGCAGGGCTTCGCCGAAGGCCAAACTGCGCTGGGCGTGATGTACGCGCTCGGCCAAGGCGTGGAGGCGGATCTCGTGCAGGCCAATAAATGGCTCGCCCTCGCCGCCGCCCAAGGCGATGCCGACGCCCAAGTGGCACACACAGAACTTGCCACCAAACTTTCACCCGCGCAATTGGCGAAGTCCAAAAAACTCACCGAACAATGGCAAGCGCAACGCGTGCCCGCACCAAAGCCCGTTCCCGCTCCTGAGCCCCAAGCGCCGAAGCCGGATTGA
- a CDS encoding septum formation initiator family protein, with protein MSERRIDTGIWGKLTKAVVFLFVVAALLAVAVWYLPLIKQNERMRSEILRLEQEVTTEEDTARQIKIQIDALRNDPETVERYAREKLGLARTGETVIRFEQPDSLAP; from the coding sequence ATGAGCGAACGGAGGATCGATACTGGAATTTGGGGCAAGCTCACAAAGGCGGTGGTGTTTCTATTCGTCGTTGCCGCATTGCTTGCAGTGGCGGTGTGGTATCTTCCGCTTATCAAACAAAACGAACGCATGCGTTCGGAAATCCTGCGACTAGAGCAGGAAGTCACCACCGAAGAGGATACGGCCCGCCAAATAAAAATCCAGATCGACGCACTTCGCAACGATCCGGAAACCGTGGAGCGGTACGCGCGCGAAAAACTTGGCCTCGCTCGTACCGGCGAAACAGTCATCCGTTTCGAGCAGCCCGATTCCCTTGCACCCTAA